One region of Niallia sp. Man26 genomic DNA includes:
- the spoIIIAD gene encoding stage III sporulation protein AD — protein MIEILQIVGVALISTFLALIIKEQKPNIAFLLVVFVGCVIFLFLVDQIASIIEMVERIALNAKVNTVYVETILKIIGIAYIAEFAVQITKDAGQGAIASKIELAGKILILAMAVPILTVLVETIINMIPN, from the coding sequence ATCATTGAAATACTTCAAATAGTCGGAGTAGCCTTAATCTCGACATTCTTAGCCCTAATTATAAAAGAGCAAAAACCTAATATCGCCTTTTTGTTAGTTGTATTTGTCGGCTGTGTGATTTTTCTGTTTCTTGTGGATCAAATCGCATCCATCATTGAAATGGTAGAAAGAATTGCCTTGAACGCAAAGGTGAATACCGTTTATGTGGAAACGATTTTAAAAATAATCGGCATCGCCTATATTGCTGAATTTGCCGTGCAAATAACAAAGGATGCTGGTCAAGGTGCGATTGCCTCTAAGATAGAACTTGCCGGAAAAATACTGATTCTCGCCATGGCCGTGCCGATTTTAACTGTTCTTGTAGAAACAATTATTAATATGATTCCTAATTAG
- the spoIIIAC gene encoding stage III sporulation protein AC, with protein sequence MGLEVDIIFKIAGVGIVVAFLHTILDQVGKKEYAQWVTLFGFIYILFMVANIVDDLFQKIKSVFLFQG encoded by the coding sequence ATGGGTTTAGAGGTGGATATTATCTTCAAGATTGCAGGTGTCGGCATCGTAGTCGCCTTTTTGCACACGATACTGGACCAGGTAGGTAAGAAAGAGTATGCACAATGGGTTACATTATTTGGCTTTATCTATATTTTATTCATGGTTGCCAACATCGTAGATGACTTATTTCAAAAAATTAAATCGGTATTCTTATTCCAGGGATAA